From Methanocella paludicola SANAE, a single genomic window includes:
- a CDS encoding TIGR04279 domain-containing protein has protein sequence MNGVSDGTILYKVEIPDDAIDGTITGYSKWVSTLNDVANGEYTGKAYSPDSSIFIVPAEGNGPCSWISGVKEEIGDGDGHLENGETAAYRFTITDRDGISDFKLYYNGAEIQAADYSFDDEGSIMTGTAHVLITGKAGSNDLENILSIQATDGTGVTSEFSLPVYAPKYDYTAWTKGELSGWSLQAASFEPSSSLTDGGWIVLEGGNPISIPALEAHYKGPWKTINEGKFGVISNVPILGEFGLWGLGESGASVNVTPRTDVKVPMSTYPIYVENSANSASAIFYGTPEMGGGQQFHVVLVNTSKLASAASLSDIDDAIDQADISTDASGDFQITSASLPHLDGLKEGYYALLVLDYRMPNTPCLVAMAPIVVTKSEMTADLIDPATPMPGDQLLYSLNMVGDTRSGADYMYIAAMIPEKDYSGTFNMTSDGTATGTSFSFDGFTLRENISVSPDGSTIIVKGTNGTYYFDEDSAVNDLQQMLMSEFGRLNVSFANTSVTKLTSVELQLNTKATMPTGRYMLLTLALDQDTGKIAAINQTYVDLGQATYTYDLVKDWNLISIPLALQDNSISAVIPDDVRSNIVNIWAWDESAQNYMYYSPNPEPYFESHYPALTKLETGRAYWVEMNESGSFTITGTIPSTAPASPVPLVSGWSFVGPTGLTPSTPGALYPGNVVNVWAWDESAQNYMYYSPNPEPWFEAHYPPLTSINAGHGYWVEMPESIG, from the coding sequence TTGAACGGCGTAAGTGACGGAACGATACTGTACAAGGTAGAGATCCCGGACGATGCTATCGATGGCACCATCACCGGATATTCGAAATGGGTCAGTACCTTAAACGACGTCGCGAATGGCGAATACACCGGCAAAGCCTACTCGCCCGACTCGAGCATATTTATTGTCCCGGCCGAAGGTAATGGCCCGTGCAGCTGGATCTCCGGCGTAAAGGAGGAGATCGGCGACGGCGACGGCCACCTGGAAAACGGCGAGACTGCCGCATACCGGTTCACCATTACGGATCGCGACGGCATAAGCGATTTCAAGCTATACTATAATGGCGCCGAGATACAGGCAGCAGACTATTCCTTTGATGATGAAGGATCTATCATGACGGGTACTGCACATGTCTTGATCACCGGGAAGGCAGGCTCGAACGACCTCGAGAATATTCTGAGCATCCAGGCGACAGATGGTACTGGCGTGACCAGCGAGTTCTCGCTGCCCGTTTATGCGCCAAAATACGATTATACGGCATGGACGAAGGGAGAATTGAGCGGCTGGAGCCTCCAGGCGGCCAGCTTCGAGCCGAGCAGCTCCCTGACCGACGGCGGCTGGATCGTCCTGGAGGGCGGTAACCCGATCAGCATACCCGCCCTTGAAGCACACTATAAGGGCCCCTGGAAGACAATTAACGAGGGTAAGTTCGGCGTTATATCGAATGTGCCCATCCTTGGCGAATTCGGCCTCTGGGGCCTGGGCGAATCGGGAGCGAGCGTGAACGTCACGCCCCGGACGGACGTCAAGGTGCCGATGAGCACGTATCCGATCTATGTGGAGAATTCGGCGAATAGCGCCTCGGCGATATTCTACGGTACGCCCGAGATGGGCGGCGGCCAGCAGTTCCACGTCGTCCTGGTCAATACCAGCAAGCTGGCGAGCGCTGCCAGCCTGTCGGATATCGATGACGCGATCGACCAGGCGGACATATCCACGGACGCTTCCGGAGATTTCCAGATTACGAGCGCGAGCCTGCCTCACCTCGATGGGCTTAAGGAAGGCTACTATGCGCTGCTTGTCCTGGACTACCGCATGCCCAATACGCCCTGTCTCGTTGCCATGGCGCCGATCGTCGTGACGAAGAGCGAGATGACGGCAGACCTGATCGACCCCGCGACGCCCATGCCTGGAGACCAGTTGTTATATAGCCTGAACATGGTCGGGGACACGAGGAGCGGAGCGGACTACATGTACATAGCGGCCATGATACCCGAGAAGGACTATTCGGGCACGTTCAACATGACCAGCGATGGTACCGCGACGGGGACATCGTTCTCGTTCGATGGGTTTACCCTCCGGGAGAACATCTCCGTAAGCCCGGATGGTTCGACCATCATCGTCAAGGGCACGAATGGCACGTATTACTTTGACGAGGACAGCGCTGTGAATGACCTGCAGCAGATGCTGATGTCGGAGTTTGGCCGGCTGAACGTATCGTTCGCGAATACGTCGGTGACCAAACTGACGAGCGTCGAGCTTCAGTTAAATACGAAGGCGACGATGCCGACGGGCAGATATATGCTGCTAACGCTGGCCCTCGACCAGGATACGGGAAAGATCGCGGCCATAAACCAGACGTACGTTGACCTGGGCCAGGCAACCTATACCTATGACCTGGTGAAAGATTGGAATCTGATATCAATCCCATTAGCTTTACAGGATAATAGCATATCCGCCGTCATCCCGGATGACGTGAGGAGCAACATCGTGAATATCTGGGCCTGGGACGAGTCGGCGCAGAACTATATGTACTACTCGCCGAACCCCGAGCCCTATTTTGAGTCGCACTACCCTGCACTGACGAAACTCGAGACTGGAAGGGCTTACTGGGTAGAGATGAATGAAAGTGGATCATTTACCATCACCGGCACGATACCGTCTACAGCGCCCGCGAGCCCGGTGCCGTTAGTGTCTGGATGGAGCTTTGTCGGGCCCACGGGCCTGACGCCATCGACTCCAGGTGCCTTATACCCCGGCAACGTGGTTAATGTCTGGGCCTGGGACGAGTCGGCGCAGAACTATATGTACTACTCGCCGAATCCCGAGCCCTGGTTTGAAGCGCATTACCCGCCGTTGACCTCGATCAATGCGGGCCATGGCTACTGGGTGGAGATGCCGGAGTCAATCGGATAG
- a CDS encoding transposase: MSSKNGLLITHSCLDCQIRILSDVHIEVLDSFDWQLLVFLERYKGRGRPLEYSTIAFLRALVYMELSGITSVRKLVRVLERDKYKMKNLGFHRLPDHSLFSRYKQRLRDHIPRIMTIINTSIMKEEPLHMLILGIDSTKLEAFSWEDMDADWGFDHVRKKFYYGYKVHLLYDLESMTPVCYTVTRANCHDNTQTTPLVKRLGARLLKVNTILADKAYDTRENIEKHWDAGVLFIAARNKRNTKKPVNKYRIQDYLNMPDETIDRIYKNRMDCEHANFLLKEQLGLKDLKTIGREKVRVKVGITLIARQIQALRQLIHQKSPRTTIIN, translated from the coding sequence ATGTCCAGTAAAAACGGCTTGCTGATAACCCATAGTTGTCTTGATTGTCAGATACGAATACTTTCTGATGTGCATATTGAGGTTTTAGATTCGTTTGATTGGCAACTCCTTGTTTTCTTGGAGCGTTACAAGGGCAGAGGCAGGCCTCTTGAGTACAGCACGATCGCCTTCCTGCGAGCTCTCGTGTACATGGAGCTAAGTGGTATTACTTCGGTAAGAAAACTGGTGAGGGTATTAGAGCGTGATAAATATAAAATGAAGAATCTTGGCTTTCACCGTTTACCAGACCATAGTCTGTTCAGCAGGTATAAACAACGGCTGCGGGACCACATTCCGAGAATCATGACAATCATTAATACAAGCATAATGAAGGAGGAGCCATTACACATGTTAATACTGGGAATTGACAGCACCAAGCTGGAGGCTTTCAGCTGGGAAGACATGGACGCTGACTGGGGATTCGACCATGTACGAAAAAAGTTCTACTACGGTTACAAGGTACATTTACTGTATGATCTGGAGTCCATGACACCCGTATGCTATACAGTTACCAGGGCTAACTGTCATGATAACACCCAGACCACTCCCCTGGTTAAAAGGCTCGGAGCACGCCTCCTGAAAGTAAACACCATACTCGCCGACAAGGCCTACGACACCAGGGAAAACATAGAAAAACACTGGGATGCAGGCGTATTATTCATAGCGGCAAGGAACAAGAGAAACACCAAAAAACCTGTAAACAAATACAGGATACAGGACTACCTAAACATGCCGGATGAGACTATAGACCGTATTTATAAAAATAGGATGGACTGCGAACACGCCAATTTCCTACTCAAAGAACAGCTAGGCCTAAAAGACTTAAAAACCATTGGAAGAGAAAAAGTCAGGGTTAAAGTTGGCATAACACTCATCGCAAGACAAATCCAAGCACTACGCCAACTAATTCACCAGAAAAGCCCAAGAACAACCATCATAAACTAA
- a CDS encoding signal peptidase I: MNASVKSLDDFKQIVYTGNSMYPLFRDLDVLYIAPCNNIQSGDVIVFKWKDEYDSQIIAHRVISIHQNGVTTKGDNNILPDRGFRTPEYIMGMVYYVKHGKRISRVYNGGCGIIFSKIYGYILSVNALLLKVLNWPYRILSRFGICRAILPRFIKYRVITIKRPDGDELLLVVGQHMLGKYVPATGKWNIRPPFRLFIDDKSLPKPSEKIV, from the coding sequence ATGAATGCCTCTGTCAAGTCTTTAGATGACTTCAAGCAGATCGTTTATACCGGTAACAGCATGTATCCCTTATTCCGAGATTTAGATGTCCTTTATATTGCTCCCTGTAATAATATACAATCCGGAGATGTAATCGTTTTTAAATGGAAAGACGAATACGACTCTCAAATTATCGCCCATCGGGTTATCTCTATCCATCAAAACGGAGTAACGACCAAGGGCGATAATAATATACTACCTGACAGAGGTTTCCGCACCCCTGAATATATCATGGGCATGGTATACTATGTAAAGCATGGCAAAAGGATATCCAGGGTATATAATGGGGGTTGTGGAATCATATTTTCTAAAATCTACGGCTATATTTTATCCGTAAATGCCCTGTTATTAAAAGTACTCAATTGGCCTTATAGAATACTTTCGAGATTCGGAATATGTAGAGCCATTTTACCCAGATTTATCAAATACCGTGTCATAACCATTAAAAGACCCGATGGCGACGAGCTATTATTAGTCGTTGGGCAGCATATGCTTGGAAAATATGTGCCCGCAACCGGTAAATGGAATATACGGCCGCCGTTTAGACTTTTTATTGATGATAAGTCGCTTCCGAAGCCTTCGGAAAAAATTGTATGA
- the scmE gene encoding SynChlorMet cassette radical SAM/SPASM protein ScmE yields the protein MRSPRSVDIEITGKCNLRCLYCSHFTSASDISNDLPKEEWLEFFKGLNRCSVMDVTLSGGEPFCRSDIREIIEGIILNRMRFSILTNGTLITDELAAFLSSTRRCKTVQVSIDGSIPSTHDVFRGEGNFMRAMEGVKLLRAHDVPVSIRVTIHRGNVGDLDNIAKLLLEDLGLPEFSTNAASYMGLCRKNKKQVQLTADEYMLAMESLLRLNKKYDGRISASAGPLSDARRWAGMEEALSKGERSIPDRGYLTGCNGPLEKFAVRPDGVIVPCLQLSHMELGHINRDSLLEIWQHHPKLTMLRERHTIPLSQFEFCNRCKYIPYCTGNCPALAYTLTGEVNHPSPEGCLRRFIEEGGRVADIYNDTEKWDVE from the coding sequence ATGAGGTCACCCAGGTCCGTAGATATCGAGATCACGGGAAAATGCAATCTTAGGTGCCTCTACTGCAGCCATTTTACTAGCGCGTCCGACATTAGCAACGACCTGCCGAAAGAGGAATGGCTGGAGTTTTTTAAAGGGCTGAACCGCTGCAGCGTCATGGACGTCACTTTAAGCGGCGGAGAGCCGTTCTGCCGAAGCGACATCCGAGAGATCATAGAAGGAATCATCCTGAACCGGATGAGGTTCAGCATATTAACGAACGGGACGCTGATCACCGACGAGCTTGCGGCATTTTTATCGTCTACCCGGCGCTGTAAGACGGTGCAGGTATCGATTGACGGGTCGATCCCATCGACTCATGACGTATTCAGGGGAGAAGGCAACTTCATGCGTGCGATGGAAGGCGTTAAGCTCCTCCGGGCACACGATGTTCCCGTATCCATACGTGTCACGATACATAGGGGCAACGTCGGCGACCTGGACAATATCGCAAAGCTTCTGCTAGAAGACCTTGGGCTCCCTGAATTTTCTACGAATGCGGCCTCCTATATGGGCCTCTGCAGGAAAAATAAAAAGCAGGTGCAATTGACTGCCGATGAATATATGCTCGCGATGGAAAGTCTTCTAAGGCTCAATAAAAAATATGATGGGCGTATTAGCGCCTCGGCAGGTCCATTATCAGATGCTAGAAGATGGGCGGGAATGGAAGAAGCGTTGAGCAAAGGGGAGAGATCTATACCGGATAGAGGCTATCTTACAGGATGTAACGGGCCTCTGGAAAAGTTCGCGGTAAGGCCTGACGGCGTCATCGTGCCATGCCTCCAGCTCAGCCACATGGAGCTGGGGCACATCAACCGTGATAGCCTGCTAGAGATCTGGCAGCATCACCCGAAGCTTACCATGTTAAGAGAGCGGCATACGATACCACTGTCGCAGTTCGAGTTTTGCAATAGATGCAAGTACATTCCCTATTGTACGGGGAACTGTCCTGCGCTTGCCTATACGCTGACGGGCGAAGTGAATCATCCGAGCCCTGAAGGATGCCTTCGCCGTTTCATCGAGGAAGGTGGAAGGGTCGCTGATATCTATAACGACACGGAAAAGTGGGATGTGGAATAA
- the scmF gene encoding SynChlorMet cassette radical SAM/SPASM protein ScmF, which translates to MQEPVVEKYPLNQIYFYLTEGCNLHCRHCWIAPKYQDSKHTYPSLPFNLFQSIIKQARPLGLAAVKLTGGEPLMHPDINNILELIKQENLGLGIETNGVFCTPDVSRRIAECNAPFVSVSLDGVNADTHEWVRGVKGCFNDTISGIKNLVETGVSPQIIMTVMRHNKGQMEEMIRLAETLGASSVKFNIVQPTARGKHLHNSGETLSIEELIHIGEWVENILSSSTSLKIFFGHPPAFRPLARMFGENSNGCGICGIKGIIGVLSDGSYALCGIGESIPEMVFGNATKDRLSDVWNNTLTLKEIREKIPGHLEGVCKGCLMKNICLGSCIAQNYYRTSSLWSPFWYCEESLKLNMFPGSRLIKNDI; encoded by the coding sequence ATGCAAGAGCCTGTTGTTGAAAAATATCCCCTAAACCAGATATACTTTTACTTGACGGAAGGCTGTAACCTGCACTGCCGCCATTGCTGGATTGCGCCAAAATACCAGGACAGTAAGCACACATATCCATCTTTACCCTTTAATCTCTTCCAATCGATCATTAAACAGGCTAGGCCGCTTGGCCTTGCTGCCGTTAAATTGACCGGCGGAGAGCCGCTCATGCACCCGGATATCAATAATATCCTTGAGCTCATAAAACAGGAGAACCTAGGGCTCGGTATAGAGACCAATGGTGTGTTCTGTACTCCTGATGTGTCGAGAAGGATAGCCGAATGCAATGCGCCGTTCGTGAGCGTAAGCCTCGACGGGGTGAATGCGGATACACATGAATGGGTCAGAGGAGTAAAAGGTTGTTTTAATGATACTATTAGCGGGATTAAAAATCTTGTAGAGACTGGTGTATCGCCACAGATCATCATGACCGTCATGCGGCACAATAAAGGCCAGATGGAGGAGATGATCCGGCTGGCGGAAACACTGGGCGCATCGTCAGTAAAATTCAATATTGTCCAGCCGACTGCCCGGGGAAAACATTTACACAACTCGGGTGAAACACTATCCATTGAGGAGCTTATACATATAGGCGAGTGGGTAGAGAATATATTATCCAGCTCCACGAGCCTTAAGATATTTTTCGGCCATCCACCTGCTTTCAGGCCGCTGGCAAGGATGTTCGGCGAAAATAGCAATGGATGCGGCATCTGTGGTATCAAGGGCATCATAGGGGTCCTCTCGGATGGGTCCTATGCCCTGTGCGGTATCGGAGAGTCCATTCCCGAGATGGTTTTCGGCAATGCTACTAAAGACCGCCTTAGCGATGTTTGGAATAATACGCTTACATTAAAAGAGATACGTGAAAAAATCCCGGGACATCTCGAGGGTGTTTGTAAGGGTTGTCTGATGAAAAATATTTGCCTCGGGAGCTGTATCGCGCAGAATTATTATCGAACGAGTAGCCTCTGGTCGCCCTTCTGGTACTGTGAAGAATCCCTGAAGCTCAATATGTTCCCGGGCTCCCGATTAATCAAAAATGATATATAG
- the scmA gene encoding SynChlorMet cassette protein ScmA, which produces MVKIQYEEPKIIVLNEKALGGSPYSCGPGSAPNNPGGKGSCGAGYNAGGNGGCAGGYTVV; this is translated from the coding sequence ATGGTTAAAATACAATATGAAGAGCCAAAAATCATTGTATTGAACGAAAAAGCATTGGGCGGCAGTCCTTATAGTTGTGGTCCCGGTTCAGCACCAAATAACCCTGGAGGTAAAGGGTCCTGTGGTGCAGGATATAATGCCGGCGGTAATGGTGGATGCGCTGGTGGATACACGGTTGTATGA
- a CDS encoding transposase, whose translation MVVKNGLLITHSCLGCQLNILSDVHLEVLDSFDWQLLVFLERYPGRGRPFGYSVIAFLRAFLYMELSGITSVRKLVRLLERDKYKMKNLGFNRLPHHSLFSRYKDRFGEHIPRIMMIINTGIMREEPLHMSMLGIDSTKVEAFSLGDEDADWGYDHIRKKFYYGYKVHLLYDLQSMTPICYTVTRANRHDNTQTRPLIKRLGARLFKVNTILADKAYDTKENIENHGEVGVLFIAARNKRNTKKPVNKYRIQDYLELADEKIDQLYKNRMDCEHANFLLKEQLGLSDLKTTGREKVQVKVGITLIARLIQALHQLIHEKSPRTTIIN comes from the coding sequence ATGGTAGTGAAAAACGGCTTGCTGATAACCCATAGTTGTCTTGGTTGTCAGTTAAATATACTTTCTGATGTGCATCTTGAGGTTTTGGATTCGTTTGATTGGCAACTTCTTGTTTTCCTGGAGCGTTACCCGGGTAGGGGTAGGCCTTTCGGGTATAGTGTGATCGCCTTCCTGCGAGCTTTTTTGTACATGGAGCTTAGCGGTATTACCTCGGTAAGAAAATTGGTACGATTGTTGGAACGGGATAAATATAAAATGAAGAATCTTGGCTTTAATCGATTACCACATCATAGCCTGTTTAGCAGGTATAAAGACAGATTTGGAGAGCACATTCCGAGGATCATGATGATCATTAATACAGGGATCATGAGAGAAGAACCGCTCCACATGTCCATGCTGGGCATTGACAGTACCAAGGTGGAGGCTTTCAGCCTCGGAGACGAGGACGCCGATTGGGGCTATGACCATATCAGGAAAAAGTTCTACTACGGTTACAAGGTTCACTTGTTATACGATCTACAGTCCATGACTCCCATCTGTTATACGGTTACCAGGGCTAACCGTCATGATAATACTCAGACCAGGCCACTGATAAAAAGGCTTGGAGCACGCCTTTTCAAGGTAAACACGATACTCGCTGACAAGGCCTACGACACAAAAGAGAACATAGAAAACCATGGAGAAGTAGGCGTATTATTCATCGCTGCGAGGAATAAAAGGAACACTAAAAAACCAGTAAACAAATACAGGATACAAGATTACCTCGAACTCGCCGATGAAAAGATCGACCAATTATATAAAAACAGGATGGATTGCGAACACGCGAATTTCCTACTCAAAGAACAGCTAGGACTTTCCGACTTAAAAACCACTGGGAGAGAAAAAGTCCAAGTAAAAGTCGGCATAACCCTAATCGCAAGACTAATCCAAGCACTCCACCAACTAATTCACGAAAAAAGCCCCAGAACAACCATCATAAACTAA
- the scmD gene encoding SynChlorMet cassette protein ScmD encodes METINRAIANPSVVLREEFDDWALLFDPDTGEVYGLNPIGVFIWKRLDGRHTVEDIYNELISQFDRVPEKSIDHINNFVSDLTKRGLAGQEV; translated from the coding sequence TTGGAAACAATAAATAGAGCTATAGCGAACCCGTCCGTCGTCCTCCGCGAGGAGTTCGACGACTGGGCATTACTCTTCGATCCGGACACCGGCGAGGTATACGGCTTAAACCCCATCGGCGTCTTCATATGGAAACGCCTGGATGGCCGGCATACCGTAGAAGACATCTATAACGAGTTGATATCGCAATTCGATAGAGTGCCGGAAAAATCAATAGACCATATCAACAACTTCGTTAGCGACCTGACAAAGCGTGGCCTAGCTGGACAAGAAGTTTAA
- the scmC gene encoding SynChlorMet cassette protein ScmC, translating into MKSVKNQNEFSFNLFGGQSWYIIANDNAKLFTKTFAGIMGLSESFTCCSKKMVIIRSFSGNVPSQELLSEAKKIINLPGDKWVFIDEGFAKIWQNTETLDTICDIGTEGPYEVEIFKMSYLLYPFYSRAINSGGLPFHCALIEKNGHGILLAANGQTGKSTCCRRISPPWHPLCDDEALIVCDAEKNYHAHPFPTWSNFLLHKPGHTWDAQSHVPVEAIFFLEQASSDKVIPLLQGTAATEIFTFAMQAGGRLFYNLEDSEKARIRKQMFNNACDISRKIRSYRLSVSLTGKFWEEIEKVLPDIS; encoded by the coding sequence ATGAAATCCGTTAAAAACCAAAATGAATTTTCTTTTAATTTATTTGGCGGCCAAAGTTGGTACATTATCGCCAATGACAACGCTAAGCTTTTTACAAAAACATTTGCCGGAATAATGGGATTAAGCGAAAGTTTTACATGCTGTTCAAAAAAAATGGTTATAATACGTTCCTTTTCAGGTAATGTTCCGAGTCAGGAATTATTATCGGAGGCGAAAAAAATAATAAATTTACCGGGAGATAAATGGGTCTTTATCGATGAAGGGTTCGCTAAGATATGGCAAAACACTGAAACATTGGATACGATATGTGATATTGGCACGGAGGGTCCCTATGAAGTAGAAATATTTAAAATGAGCTATTTGTTATATCCGTTCTATTCAAGAGCTATTAATTCCGGCGGGCTTCCGTTCCATTGTGCTCTCATTGAGAAGAACGGTCATGGCATTCTACTTGCAGCGAATGGCCAGACTGGTAAATCCACGTGTTGTCGGCGCATTTCCCCCCCATGGCATCCCCTCTGCGATGATGAAGCCTTAATAGTATGTGATGCAGAGAAAAATTACCATGCGCATCCTTTTCCCACCTGGAGTAATTTCCTATTGCATAAACCTGGGCATACATGGGATGCCCAGAGCCATGTGCCCGTAGAAGCTATCTTTTTCCTTGAGCAGGCCAGCTCAGATAAAGTCATCCCACTTTTGCAGGGTACTGCAGCAACGGAGATCTTTACTTTTGCAATGCAGGCGGGAGGCAGGCTATTTTATAATCTAGAGGATTCAGAAAAAGCCCGAATAAGAAAGCAAATGTTCAATAATGCCTGTGACATATCCCGTAAAATACGCTCATACAGGCTTAGCGTAAGCCTAACGGGTAAATTTTGGGAAGAAATTGAAAAGGTGCTTCCAGATATCTCGTAG
- a CDS encoding ABC transporter ATP-binding protein → MPVEMPDHILSKLSRAMDQLKGVFRKRDTSKNTFGLGDLAFFFQFVRPVWKLGVLSLILTVAIAAFRSMIPLGGKVFIDFIVNQNGFEAISDILTPIGLGSLAPAIMSLFSSLNLVIALLLIAGIFYGLMQVVQGYLTAKYQQELTFNLETQLFDHVLRFPLTFFKNKQTGYLMSRVSDDVDTLEYLFSSAISQILSSGMYVIFGAAILILLDVKLAIIMACMFPVYLLIRYFFFARIRALSYSERESHAELSQDMQEVLSGVEVVKSHATEEKEVARVSDRLRKVIQVRLNNTILMSTASSVLNSFQYLLLLVIMIVSVGEIRSGAMTIGDLVAFIGYVLTLTGSVNSLFYTYLSFQPVFASMDRLKEMFSIVPEFERQGNNKALLKPDRVTGNIKYAGVSFAYNVNEPVLKDISFEVKPGEVVALVGPSGAGKTTMINLLLKLYIPQSGAIYLDGNDLNKIDHAWLRKQIGIVSQDIFLFNDTIENNIKYGKASATREEVIEAAKKAHIHNHILQMPDGYDTVIGERGAKMSVGQRQRISIAREFLKDAPILILDEPTSSVDTETERSIKESMKELTKGKTTFIISHRMTLANMADKIIVIENGKVVQTGSHQELVMKDGLYKTFFSTDAAESPERTSPAYGYNVNN, encoded by the coding sequence ATGCCTGTCGAGATGCCGGATCATATTTTAAGCAAGCTAAGCAGGGCGATGGATCAGCTTAAGGGCGTTTTCCGGAAGCGCGACACATCGAAGAATACGTTCGGATTGGGTGACCTGGCGTTCTTTTTTCAGTTTGTCCGACCGGTATGGAAACTGGGCGTCCTGAGCCTCATATTGACCGTCGCCATCGCGGCCTTCAGGTCCATGATACCACTGGGCGGAAAAGTGTTCATCGACTTTATCGTCAATCAGAACGGCTTCGAGGCCATTTCGGACATTCTTACGCCAATAGGCCTCGGATCCCTTGCACCGGCCATAATGAGCCTTTTCAGCTCGCTAAATCTAGTCATTGCCTTGCTGTTGATCGCCGGCATCTTTTACGGGCTGATGCAGGTCGTCCAGGGATACCTGACGGCAAAATACCAGCAGGAGCTGACATTTAACCTGGAGACACAGCTTTTCGACCATGTCCTGCGATTTCCCCTCACCTTCTTCAAGAATAAGCAGACAGGGTACCTGATGTCCCGGGTCTCGGACGACGTGGATACGCTGGAATATCTTTTCTCGAGCGCCATATCTCAGATCCTGTCGAGCGGGATGTACGTTATTTTTGGGGCAGCGATCCTGATATTATTGGATGTTAAGCTTGCAATTATCATGGCATGCATGTTCCCGGTATATCTCCTGATACGATACTTCTTCTTTGCCCGGATCCGGGCCCTGAGCTATAGCGAGCGGGAATCGCACGCCGAGCTTTCGCAGGACATGCAGGAAGTGCTCTCCGGCGTCGAGGTGGTCAAGTCCCACGCGACTGAGGAGAAAGAGGTCGCAAGAGTCTCGGATCGGCTCCGGAAGGTCATCCAGGTGAGGCTCAACAACACGATCCTGATGTCCACGGCCAGCTCTGTCCTGAATAGCTTCCAGTATCTCTTATTATTAGTGATCATGATAGTCAGCGTCGGCGAGATACGCAGCGGCGCTATGACGATAGGCGACCTCGTGGCATTTATCGGCTACGTATTAACGCTGACCGGCTCGGTGAACAGCCTGTTTTATACTTACCTGTCATTCCAGCCCGTGTTCGCGTCGATGGATCGGTTAAAGGAGATGTTCAGCATCGTGCCGGAGTTCGAGCGGCAGGGGAATAATAAAGCCCTGCTTAAGCCCGATAGAGTGACCGGGAATATAAAATACGCAGGCGTTTCCTTCGCCTATAACGTGAACGAGCCTGTGCTTAAGGATATTAGCTTTGAGGTGAAGCCTGGCGAAGTCGTGGCGCTAGTCGGCCCCAGCGGCGCAGGCAAGACCACGATGATCAATCTACTTCTTAAGCTGTATATCCCGCAATCGGGAGCCATCTACCTGGACGGGAACGACCTGAACAAGATAGACCACGCCTGGCTGAGAAAACAGATAGGGATCGTGTCGCAGGATATTTTCCTGTTTAACGATACCATCGAGAACAACATTAAGTATGGTAAAGCGTCTGCCACCCGGGAAGAAGTAATAGAGGCGGCGAAGAAAGCCCATATTCATAATCATATCCTGCAGATGCCGGATGGGTATGATACGGTTATCGGTGAGCGTGGCGCTAAGATGTCGGTGGGGCAGAGGCAGAGGATATCCATTGCGCGGGAGTTCTTGAAAGATGCGCCCATACTTATTCTGGATGAGCCGACGTCGTCCGTTGATACGGAGACCGAGAGGTCTATAAAGGAGTCGATGAAGGAATTGACCAAAGGGAAGACTACGTTCATAATTTCACACAGGATGACGCTGGCGAATATGGCGGATAAGATCATTGTAATCGAGAATGGAAAGGTCGTGCAGACGGGGTCTCATCAAGAGCTCGTGATGAAAGATGGCTTATATAAAACATTTTTTTCGACAGATGCTGCGGAATCGCCTGAAAGGACGTCCCCTGCGTATGGTTATAATGTAAACAATTAA